Proteins encoded together in one Branchiostoma lanceolatum isolate klBraLanc5 chromosome 11, klBraLanc5.hap2, whole genome shotgun sequence window:
- the LOC136445017 gene encoding tripartite motif-containing protein 3-like produces the protein MVQKLTERKDHLLSEAEQDQKKNLKKIKDGRDSVSADVNELSAPCDQAEQEMQQEGVELVGQISTLPEVIGKYKGKAAPAPVQTQPAVFQPTDTPVPVLGHVKSGGTGHHQGNQKQVEKQPDKVSFGGRGIAPGKFKDPVGVAVSDEGEIFVADRGNKRIQVFTLQGTFVHEFKTFTPEYWRINPTDVALDGEGNLWVVGWTDSADFAVQFDKQSKAVRKIDIQKMGGRGVAVDTRRNHILITQTTGDWPDLHSEIQVLRPDGTLVRTVGQQQGMKEPCSVTADNEGRMYVSDRGNNCVFAFNEYGQFLLQFGEYVTYQYSSKITVKLNIPLGICTDREGNIIVADTDNNRVKMFDKTGRFVRDIISCHKQLWAVAMAIQGPLVVTDGWTDTVTIFNTF, from the coding sequence ATGGTGCAGAAACTCACAGAGAGAAAGGACCATCTCTTGTCTGAAGCAGAACAAGATCAAAAGAAAAACTTGAAGAAGATAAAGGATGGAAGAGACAGCGTATCAGCAGATGTCAATGAATTGTCTGCTCCCTGTGATCAAGCAGAACAAGAAATGCAACAAGAAGGGGTCGAGTTAGTTGGTCAGATATCTACTTTACCAGAAGTTATAGGGAAGTACAAAGGAAAAGCTGCACCAGCTCCGGTACAAACCCAGCCTGCTGTCTTTCAGCCCACAGACACCCCCGTGCCAGTTTTGGGACATGTGAAGTCAGGGGGCACAGGTCATCACCAAGGTAACCAAAAGCAAGTGGAGAAACAGCCAGATAAGGTGTCCTTTGGTGGAAGGGGCATAGCACCAGGGAAGTTTAAGGATCCAGTCGGTGTTGCTGTTTCAGATGAAGGAGAGATCTTTGTAGCAGACAGAGGGAACAAGAGAATCCAAGTCTTCACCCTGCAGGGAACATTTGTTCACGAGTTCAAAACATTCACACCAGAGTATTGGAGGATAAATCCAACTGATGTGGCCCTGGATGGGGAGGGtaacctgtgggtggtggggtGGACAGATTCAGCTGACTTTGCTGTGCAGTTTGACAAACAGAGCAAGGCGGTGAGAAAGATTGACATACAGAAGATGGGGGGAAGAGGAGTTGCTGTGGACACCAGGAGGAACCACATCCTCATCACACAAACCACAGGAGACTGGCCCGACCTGCATAGTGAAATACAGGTGTTAAGGCCAGATGGAACACTTGTGAGAACTGTGGGTCAGCAGCAGGGGATGAAGGAACCATGCTCTGTAACTGCGGATAATGAAGGAAGGATGTATGTGTCTGACAGGGGCAATAACTGTGTCTTTGCGTTCAACGAGTATGGACAGTTTCTGCTCCAGTTTGGAGAATATGTGACTTATCAGTATAGTTCTAAGATAACAGTAAAGCTGAACATTCCCCTTGGCATCTGCACAGACAGGGAAGGTAACATCATCGTGGCAGACACAGACAACAATCGTGTAaagatgtttgacaagacaggAAGATTCGTCAGAGACATCATTTCCTGCCACAAGCAACTgtgggctgttgccatggcaatacaGGGTCCACTGGTCGTGACTGATGGTTGGACGGACACAGTCACCATATTCAACACGTTCTGA
- the LOC136445014 gene encoding tripartite motif-containing protein 3-like, which yields MCDRLQQQAKQSKETRKQPQSGNRCSSHPSVPVLGHVTVQSLPSAPNRGERVTFGGYGSGTGQFMYPSGVAVSEEGEIFVADLRNQRIQVLTLKGTFVRQFPTVVSGQEIEPYNVAMDGETNLWVVGNTETAGFAVQYHKQGRVLRKFEVQKTGWDRGVAVNTRKNHILITQTTGDWPSLQGEVQVFKPDGTLVRTVGQQQGMKRPWYITVDGEGNILVSDLCDHCVYVYNEDGQFLLKFGGEGSGEGQLLHPFGICTDRAGNIIVIDRRKSRVEMFDKTGRFLKHVTTGVKEPQAVAMATQGQLVMTSCREHTVTIFPNF from the coding sequence ATGTGTGACAGGCTCCAACAGCAAGCAAAACAATCAAAAGAAACAAGGAAACAACCCCAGTCTGGAAACAGGTGCAGCTCTCACCCCTCTGTGCCAGTATTGGGACATGTGACAGTCCAGTCCCTCCCATCTGCACCAAACCGAGGAGAAAGAGTGACGTTTGGTGGATATGGATCAGGAACTGGACAGTTCATGTATCCTTCCGGTGTTGCTGTGTCAGAGGAAGGGGAGATCTTTGTAGCGGACCTCAGGAACCAGAGGATCCAAGTCTTAACCCTGAAGGGAACATTTGTGAGACAGTTCCCAACAGTCGTGTCAGGACAGGAGATAGAGCCATATAACGTGGCCATGGACGGGGAGACgaacctgtgggtggtggggaaCACAGAGACTGCCGGTTTTGCAGTACAGTACCACAAACAGGGCAGGGTACTGAGGAAGTTTGAAGTACAGAAGACAGGGTGGGACAGAGGAGTTGCCGTGAACACCAGGAAGAACCACATCCTCATCACACAAACCACTGGAGACTGGCCTAGCCTACAAGGTGAAGTGCAGGTGTTCAAGCCAGACGGGACACTTGTGAGAACTGTGGGTCAGCAGCAGGGGATGAAGCGTCCATGGTACATCACGGTGGACGGGGAAGGGAACATTCTAGTTTCAGATTTGTGCGATCactgtgtatatgtgtacaatgagGATGGACAGTTTCTGTTGAAGTTTGGAGGTGAGGGAAGTGGTGAGGGTCAGCTGTTGCATCCCTTTGGCATCTGCACAGACAGGGCAGGTAACATCATTGTGATAGACAGGAGAAAAAGCCGTGTggagatgtttgacaagacaggcAGATTCCTCAAACACGTAACCACGGGGGTTAAAGAGCCAcaggctgttgccatggcaactcagGGACAGCTGGTCATGACCTCTTGTAGGGAGCACACAGTCACAATATTTCCCAACTTCTAA
- the LOC136444782 gene encoding phosphoglucomutase-1-like isoform X1: protein MDAGKLSICGEESFGTGSDHIREKDGFWAVMSWLSIMAARKASVEEIVHAHWAKYGRNFFTRYDYENVDAAPANQMMANVEQLITGADFVGKEFSHGEKTYKVAKADNFMYTDPIDGSVSTKQGLRIMFEDGSRVIFRLSGTGSVGATIRLYVDSYETDAVKQKLDAQVMLKPLVEIALKLSQLRELTGRDQPTVIT, encoded by the exons ATGGATGCAGGAAAACTGTCCATCTGCGGGGAAGAGAGTTTTGGCACGGGGTCGGACCACATCCGGGAGAAGGATGGCTTCTGGGCCGTCATGTCCTGGCTGTCAATCATGGCCGCAAGGAAGGCCAGCGTGGAGGAGATAGTCCACgcacactgggctaagtacgGAAGGAACTTCTTCACCAG GTATGACTACGAGAACGTCGACGCTGCTCCAGCCAATCAGATGATGGCGAACGTCGAGCAGCTCATCACGGGCGCGGACTTCGTTGGGAAGGAGTTTTCCCACGGCGAGAAGACGTACAAGGTCGCGAAGGCTGACAACTTCATGTATACCGACCCTATCGATGGGAGTGTCTCAACTAAACAg GGCCTGAGGATCATGTTTGAAGACGGATCTCGTGTGATCTTCCGTCTGAGCGGCACGGGGAGTGTGGGCGCCACGATCCGCTTGTACGTGGACAGCTACGAGACAGACGCAGTGAAACAGAAGCTGGACgcacag GTCATGCTGAAGCCTCTGGTAGAAATAGCGCTGAAGTTGTCTCAACTTCGGGAGCTGACGGGACGTGATCAACCCACCGTCATCACCTAG
- the LOC136444782 gene encoding phosphoglucomutase-1-like isoform X2: MSWLSIMAARKASVEEIVHAHWAKYGRNFFTRYDYENVDAAPANQMMANVEQLITGADFVGKEFSHGEKTYKVAKADNFMYTDPIDGSVSTKQGLRIMFEDGSRVIFRLSGTGSVGATIRLYVDSYETDAVKQKLDAQVMLKPLVEIALKLSQLRELTGRDQPTVIT, encoded by the exons ATGTCCTGGCTGTCAATCATGGCGGCAAGGAAGGCAAGCGTGGAGGAGATAGTTCATGCACACTGGGCCAAGTACGGGAGGAACTTCTTCACCAG GTATGACTACGAGAACGTCGACGCTGCTCCAGCCAATCAGATGATGGCGAACGTCGAGCAGCTCATCACGGGCGCGGACTTCGTTGGGAAGGAGTTTTCCCACGGCGAGAAGACGTACAAGGTCGCGAAGGCTGACAACTTCATGTATACCGACCCTATCGATGGGAGTGTCTCAACTAAACAg GGCCTGAGGATCATGTTTGAAGACGGATCTCGTGTGATCTTCCGTCTGAGCGGCACGGGGAGTGTGGGCGCCACGATCCGCTTGTACGTGGACAGCTACGAGACAGACGCAGTGAAACAGAAGCTGGACgcacag GTCATGCTGAAGCCTCTGGTAGAAATAGCGCTGAAGTTGTCTCAACTTCGGGAGCTGACGGGACGTGATCAACCCACCGTCATCACCTAG
- the LOC136444774 gene encoding tripartite motif-containing protein 3-like, which produces MAAASPDSWTPNLEELSCSICLELFTRPKVLPCIHTFCQDCLQHHAEGKETFQCPICRLVVPCPQGVAGLPDNLNAGRKCETLKQKALIDEGRNILESNFSFVRGLRDEEKRLIEQKQQTDNGIIQAYSQMVQKLAERRDHLLSESEANHRRNLERIQTERDRVLADANELSAACDQAEQELGEESVCEENFFTVVVEIYREKAAEPPVQNQVAVFQPIDTKVPALGRVTVPSLPSASKPAAFDGGGSGTGQFKDPSGVTVSDEGEIFVTDFRNQRIRVFNQQGMVVHQFLLFGSGGQKMYPHDVALDREGYLWVVGNTESAEFAVQYTKKGRARRKFDLQKTGWYRGVAVDTKKNHILITQTKKGLFNKHGEVQVFWPEGKLMKTIGRQQGMKNPWYITVDTERRNVLVSDWGNDCVFVYNKDGQLLFQFGSWESGEGKLYYPCGICTDRSGNIVVANNKRNPLELYDKTGRFLRHVATDIQAPQAIAMGPQGQLVVSDWARGTVVVFHPQYH; this is translated from the coding sequence atggcggccgcaTCGCCCGATTCGTGGACACCAAACCTTGAAGAGCTGTCCTGCAGCATCTGCCTGGAGCTGTTCACCAGGCCCAAGGTGCTGCCCTGTATCcacaccttctgtcaggactgcCTACAGCACCATGCGGAGGGGAAAGAGACCTTCCAGTGCCCGATCTGTCGTCTAGTCGTCCCATGCCCCCAGGGGGTCGCAGGCTTGCCAGACAATCTCAACGCAGGGAGGAAGTGCGAGACGTTAAAACAAAAAGCCTTGATCGACGAAGGAAGGAACATCCTCGAAAGCAACTTCAGTTTCGTCAGAGGTCTGAGGGATGAAGAGAAAAGGCTGATTGAACAGAAACAGCAGACAGACAACGGCATCATTCAGGCCTACAGCCAAATGGTGCAGAAACTCGCAGAGAGAAGGGACCACCTCCTGTCTGAATCGGAAGCAAATCACAGGAGAAACTTGGAGAGGATACAGACTGAAAGGGACAGAGTGTTGGCAGACGCcaatgaactgtctgctgcctgTGATCAAGCAGAACAGGAACTGGGGGAGGAAAGCGTTTGCGAGGAAAACTTTTTCACAGTAGTGGTAGAAATATACAGAGAAAAAGCGGCAGAACCCCCTGTACAAAACCAGGTTGCCGTCTTTCAGCCGATAGACACGAAAGTGCCGGCATTGGGGCGCGTGACGGTCCCGTCTCTCCCTTCTGCATCGAAACCAGCTGCATTTGATGGTGGGGGATCAGGAACTGGACAGTTCAAGGATCCAAGCGGTGTTACGGTGTCGGATGAAGGGGAGATCTTTGTGACAGACTTTAGAAACCAGAGAATCCGAGTCTTCAATCAGCAGGGAATGGTCGTCCACCAGTTTCTGTTGTTTGGGTCGGGTGGACAGAAGATGTACCCCCATGACGTGGCCCTAGACAGGGAGGGAtacctgtgggtggtggggaaCACAGAGTCAGCTGAGTTTGCCGTGCAGTACACCAAGAAGGGCAGGGCACGGAGGAAGTTTGACCTACAGAAGACAGGGTGGTATAGAGGAGTTGCCGTGGACACCAAGAAGAACCACATCCTCATCACACAAACCAAGAAAGGCCTGTTCAACAAACATGGTGAAGTGCAGGTGTTCTGGCCGGAAGGGAAACTTATGAAAACCATCGGTCGACAGCAGGGGATGAAGAACCCATGGTACATCACTGTGGATACGGAACGGCGGAACGTTCTGGTTTCGGACTGGGGGAACGACTGTGTCTTTGTGTACAACAAGGACGGACAGTTACTGTTCCAGTTCGGAAGCTGGGAAAGCGGCGAGGGCAAGCTGTACTACCCCTGTGGCATCTGTACGGACAGGTCGGGTAACATCGTTGTGGCTAACAATAAGAGAAACCCTCTGGAGCTGTATGACAAGACAGGTCGATTCCTTCGGCACGTCGCTACGGACATACAGGCCCCGCAGGCCATTGCGATGGGACCACAGGGACAGCTGGTGGTGTCTGACTGGGCGAGGGGTACGGTCGTCGTGTTTCACCCACAGTATCATTAG